A single region of the Rhodococcus sp. W8901 genome encodes:
- a CDS encoding NAD(P)H-dependent flavin oxidoreductase: MHTDLAEKFGIQYPIFGFTPSEHVAAAISRAGGLGVLGCVRFNDPEELEATLTWMDENTDGKPYGVDIVMPAKVPTEGAAVDLDKLIPAEHRAFVNRTLEELGVPPLSDDVERATGTLGWLHSVARSHVDVALNHRIALIANALGSPPKDVIDLAHEKGVPVAALAGAVGHARSHVENGVDIVIAQGYEAGGHTGEIASMVLVPEIVDAVGDSAAVLAAGGIGSGRQIAAALALGASGVWMGSYWLTTSEYKLGSAADGPSSIQRALLGATSADTVRSRIYSGKPARLLKTKWTEAWAKPDAPDPLPMPLQNILVSEAHQRISAGDDPEVVAMPVGQIVGRMNEIRPVAEIMAELVEGFESTVARLDSLK, from the coding sequence ATGCACACCGATCTCGCCGAGAAGTTCGGCATCCAGTACCCGATCTTCGGTTTCACGCCGTCCGAGCATGTGGCAGCAGCAATCTCGCGGGCCGGTGGACTCGGTGTCCTCGGTTGCGTCCGGTTCAACGATCCGGAAGAGCTCGAGGCCACCCTCACCTGGATGGACGAGAACACCGACGGAAAGCCGTACGGCGTCGACATCGTGATGCCGGCCAAGGTCCCCACCGAGGGCGCGGCGGTCGACCTGGACAAGCTGATCCCGGCCGAGCACCGCGCATTCGTCAACCGGACTCTCGAGGAGCTCGGGGTCCCGCCGCTGTCGGACGATGTCGAGCGCGCGACGGGAACGCTCGGCTGGCTGCACTCGGTGGCACGCTCGCATGTCGATGTGGCACTCAATCACCGGATCGCGTTGATCGCCAACGCTCTCGGCTCGCCGCCGAAGGACGTCATCGACCTCGCTCACGAGAAGGGCGTGCCGGTCGCGGCCCTCGCCGGGGCCGTCGGGCACGCGCGCAGCCACGTCGAGAACGGTGTCGACATCGTCATCGCGCAGGGCTACGAGGCCGGCGGCCACACCGGTGAGATCGCCTCGATGGTGCTCGTCCCCGAGATCGTCGACGCCGTCGGCGACTCCGCCGCCGTCCTGGCGGCGGGCGGCATCGGCAGCGGCCGTCAGATCGCCGCCGCGCTCGCGCTCGGTGCGTCCGGTGTGTGGATGGGGTCGTACTGGCTCACCACGTCGGAGTACAAGCTCGGCAGTGCCGCCGACGGTCCGTCGTCGATCCAGCGTGCCCTGCTCGGTGCCACGTCGGCCGACACGGTCCGCTCGCGGATCTACTCCGGCAAGCCGGCCCGGCTGCTCAAGACCAAGTGGACCGAGGCGTGGGCCAAGCCCGACGCCCCCGATCCGCTGCCGATGCCGCTGCAGAACATCCTCGTCAGCGAGGCACACCAGCGCATCTCGGCGGGTGACGACCCCGAGGTCGTGGCCATGCCGGTCGGACAGATCGTGGGCCGGATGAACGAGATCCGCCCCGTCGCCGAGATCATGGCCGAACTCGTCGAGGGCTTCGAGTCGACGGTGGCCAGGCTCGACAGTCTGAAGTAG